A window of Salvelinus alpinus chromosome 31, SLU_Salpinus.1, whole genome shotgun sequence contains these coding sequences:
- the LOC139561593 gene encoding fucolectin-1-like: YVPGSKCSVERNGQPVINRESDYYKRSCTHTEQQTNPWWRVDLLYVYRVTAVTITNRGDSAERLDGAEIRIGNSLENNGIRNPSCAVITTIPAGETNTFQCNEMEGKYVVEVIPGQNKILTLCEVKTRL; the protein is encoded by the exons TATGTCCCGGGAAGTAAATGTAGCGTTGAAAGGAATGGCCagccagtcatcaacagagaatCAGACTATTACAAAAGATCCTGCACCCACACTGAACAGCAGACCAACCCCTGGTGGAGAGTGGACCTGCTGTATGTGTACAGAGTGACAGCTGTCACCATCACCAACAGAGGAGATAGTGCTGAGAGGCTTGATGGTGCTGAGATCCGCATCGGTAACTCACTGGAGAACAATGGCATCAGGAACCCCAG ttGTGCTGTCATCACCACCATCCCAGCAGGAGAGACCAATACCTTTCAGTGTAATGAGATGGAGGGTAAGTATGTTGTTGAGGTCATCCCTGGACAGAACAAGATTCTTACTCTGTGTGAGGTGAAA ACTCGGCTGTGA